In the Variovorax sp. S12S4 genome, one interval contains:
- a CDS encoding THUMP domain-containing class I SAM-dependent RNA methyltransferase gives MNDLSLFLPCAAGVEELLAQEVHALTGRVGQDLLALRGGVRVRAEWRDMLKLNLHSRLAQRVLVELAHAPYRSENDLYAIASGVAWEIWFTPKQTFKIETTAQHSPLQSLNFATLRIKDAIADRFRAKANGVRPSIETQWPDCRVFAHLTTDHCTLYIDTSGEPLFKRGWRQDKGDAPLKETLAAAMLAASGWWNPETGAVAGEPLYDPCCGSGTIAIEAAQIARGIPAGWLRRFGFEKLLPFQPHVWDAIKKEAESAATPKEVAIFGSDVSHRMVDFAERNAERAGVADAIEFRGGDALQRMPPAEGGVIMLNPPYGERIEVGGVARFGAREAAQTSGQREGDEGGQGGDGGEFFPQLATHWKKNYAGWTAWVLTPDLKLPKQMRLKESRRVPMWNGPIECRLFRFDMVAGSARK, from the coding sequence GTGAACGATCTTTCCCTTTTCCTGCCTTGCGCCGCCGGCGTCGAGGAACTCCTGGCGCAGGAAGTCCATGCGCTCACCGGCCGTGTGGGGCAAGACCTGCTCGCGCTGCGCGGCGGCGTGCGGGTACGCGCCGAGTGGCGCGACATGCTCAAGCTCAACCTGCACAGCCGGCTGGCCCAGCGGGTGCTGGTGGAGCTGGCCCATGCGCCCTACCGCAGCGAAAACGACCTTTACGCCATTGCGAGCGGCGTGGCGTGGGAGATCTGGTTCACGCCCAAGCAGACCTTCAAGATCGAGACCACGGCGCAGCACAGCCCGCTGCAGAGCCTGAACTTTGCAACGCTGCGCATCAAGGACGCCATTGCCGACCGCTTTCGCGCCAAGGCCAACGGCGTGCGCCCGAGCATCGAAACGCAGTGGCCCGACTGCCGCGTGTTCGCCCACCTGACCACCGACCACTGCACGCTCTACATCGACACCTCGGGCGAGCCGCTCTTCAAGCGCGGCTGGCGGCAGGACAAGGGCGATGCGCCGCTGAAGGAAACCCTGGCCGCCGCGATGCTGGCCGCCAGCGGCTGGTGGAACCCCGAAACCGGCGCGGTGGCCGGCGAACCGCTGTACGACCCCTGCTGCGGCAGCGGCACCATCGCCATCGAGGCAGCGCAGATCGCGCGCGGCATTCCGGCCGGGTGGCTGCGGCGCTTCGGCTTCGAGAAGCTGCTGCCGTTCCAGCCGCACGTGTGGGACGCAATCAAGAAAGAAGCCGAATCGGCGGCCACCCCCAAGGAAGTCGCCATCTTCGGCTCCGACGTTTCGCACCGCATGGTCGACTTTGCCGAGCGCAACGCGGAGCGCGCCGGTGTTGCCGATGCCATCGAGTTTCGCGGCGGCGACGCACTGCAGCGCATGCCGCCGGCCGAGGGCGGCGTGATCATGCTCAACCCGCCCTACGGCGAGCGGATCGAGGTGGGCGGCGTGGCGCGCTTCGGTGCCCGTGAGGCCGCGCAGACCTCCGGCCAGCGGGAGGGAGACGAGGGCGGCCAAGGTGGCGATGGCGGCGAGTTCTTTCCGCAGCTTGCGACGCACTGGAAGAAGAACTACGCCGGCTGGACCGCCTGGGTGCTCACGCCCGACCTGAAGCTGCCCAAGCAGATGCGGCTCAAGGAATCGCGCCGCGTGCCGATGTGGAACGGGCCCATCGAGTGCCGGCTGTTCCGCTTCGACATGGTGGCCGGTTCGGCCCGCAAGTAG
- a CDS encoding surface-adhesin E family protein, which translates to MTTKASGAAFAAAGEMEICAFGITPMLHHALSQTQTTQSIHNLLPDPVRRVLQPLTMKRIFLLLALCASPLAHAEWLTLTGSAGEAGNTYVQVDPTSVVVEGSKRLVAVRISLAEPRTGDDGLKFRSVAAKASVDCDARKARYVSATYFGQPNFVGPPLSVREFDEADVRPMNFAGLPGDLAVRTVNAACGVGATK; encoded by the coding sequence ATGACCACGAAGGCGTCGGGCGCGGCGTTTGCTGCTGCCGGAGAAATGGAAATTTGTGCGTTTGGAATAACCCCGATGTTGCACCATGCGCTATCGCAAACGCAAACGACGCAGTCCATTCACAATCTGCTCCCCGACCCCGTGCGCCGCGTCCTTCAACCCCTGACCATGAAACGAATTTTCCTGCTGCTCGCCCTCTGCGCCAGTCCGCTCGCCCATGCGGAATGGCTCACCCTGACCGGTTCGGCCGGGGAAGCGGGCAACACCTATGTGCAGGTCGACCCCACCAGCGTGGTGGTGGAAGGAAGCAAGCGCCTGGTGGCGGTGCGGATCAGCCTGGCCGAGCCCCGCACCGGCGACGACGGCCTGAAGTTCCGGTCCGTCGCGGCGAAGGCGAGCGTGGACTGTGACGCGCGCAAGGCGCGCTATGTGAGCGCCACCTATTTCGGGCAGCCGAACTTCGTCGGGCCACCGCTGTCGGTGCGCGAGTTCGATGAAGCCGACGTCCGTCCGATGAACTTTGCCGGCCTGCCAGGCGACCTGGCCGTGCGGACGGTGAACGCCGCGTGCGGCGTGGGCGCGACGAAGTAG
- a CDS encoding FMN-binding glutamate synthase family protein has protein sequence MSTIIPFPTRYSAFALCVAGLVASLAAVLVSPHLWFAWVALVVFGALSATGVHDLRQTRHAILRNYPVIGHLRFLLEFIRPEMRQYFIESDSEAAPFSRAQRSLVYQRAKGDPDNRPFGTQLNVTIAGYEWINHSMQPTRLDNHDFRIVIGGTPQPTEANPAQVCTQPYSASVFNISAMSFGALSANAILALNQGAKMGGFAHDTGEGSISQHHRVHGGDLIWEIGSGYFGCRNDDGTFNAERFSANARDPQVKMIEIKLSQGAKPGHGGVLPAPKVTPEIAAARGVRVGVDCISPSSHSAFGTPIEMMHFIARLRELSGGKPTGFKFCLGHPWEWFAIVKAMQATGITPDFIVVDGAEGGTGAAPVEFSDHVGAPLQEGLLLVHNTLIGVNLRHRIKLGCAGKVITAFDVARMMALGADWCNAARGFMMALGCIQAQSCHTGHCPTGVTTQDPVRQQALVVPTKAERVRNFHRSTLHALQELVQAAGLDHPQQITAHHIVRRISDTEVRLLSNLVMQVQPGALLGPLDKQHNVFRTYWPLASAESFQPVTQGPHGLVSSLALAA, from the coding sequence ATGTCCACGATTATTCCGTTTCCGACGCGTTACAGCGCCTTTGCACTGTGCGTGGCGGGCCTTGTCGCCAGCCTGGCCGCCGTGCTGGTGTCCCCGCACCTGTGGTTCGCCTGGGTGGCGCTGGTGGTTTTCGGCGCGCTCAGCGCCACCGGCGTGCACGACTTGCGGCAGACGCGCCACGCGATCCTGCGCAACTACCCGGTCATCGGCCATTTGCGCTTTCTGCTCGAATTCATCCGGCCGGAAATGCGGCAGTACTTCATCGAGAGTGACTCCGAGGCCGCGCCGTTCTCGCGCGCCCAGCGCTCGCTGGTGTACCAGCGCGCCAAGGGCGACCCCGACAACCGGCCCTTCGGCACGCAGCTGAACGTGACCATTGCGGGCTACGAGTGGATCAACCACTCGATGCAGCCGACCAGGCTTGACAACCACGATTTCCGCATCGTGATCGGCGGCACGCCGCAGCCGACGGAGGCCAATCCCGCCCAGGTCTGCACACAGCCCTACAGCGCCAGCGTGTTCAATATTTCTGCGATGAGCTTCGGCGCGCTGTCGGCCAATGCCATCCTCGCCCTCAACCAGGGCGCCAAGATGGGCGGCTTTGCGCATGACACCGGCGAGGGCTCCATTTCGCAGCACCACCGCGTGCACGGCGGCGACCTGATCTGGGAAATCGGCTCGGGCTACTTTGGCTGCCGCAACGACGACGGCACCTTCAACGCCGAGCGCTTCAGCGCCAATGCGCGCGATCCGCAGGTGAAGATGATCGAAATCAAGCTGAGCCAGGGCGCCAAGCCCGGCCATGGCGGTGTGCTTCCTGCCCCCAAGGTCACGCCCGAGATCGCGGCCGCGCGCGGCGTGCGGGTGGGCGTGGACTGCATCTCGCCCTCCTCGCACAGCGCGTTCGGCACGCCCATCGAGATGATGCATTTCATCGCCAGGCTGCGCGAGCTTTCGGGCGGCAAGCCCACGGGCTTCAAGTTCTGCCTGGGCCATCCGTGGGAGTGGTTCGCCATCGTCAAGGCCATGCAGGCGACCGGCATCACGCCCGACTTCATCGTGGTGGACGGCGCCGAGGGCGGCACGGGCGCCGCGCCGGTGGAGTTCAGCGACCACGTGGGCGCGCCGCTGCAGGAAGGCCTGCTGCTGGTGCACAACACGCTCATCGGCGTGAACCTGCGCCACCGCATCAAGCTGGGCTGCGCCGGCAAGGTGATCACGGCCTTCGACGTGGCGCGCATGATGGCGCTGGGTGCCGACTGGTGCAATGCGGCGCGCGGCTTCATGATGGCGCTGGGCTGCATCCAGGCGCAAAGCTGCCACACCGGCCACTGCCCCACCGGCGTGACCACGCAAGACCCGGTGCGCCAGCAGGCGCTGGTGGTGCCCACCAAGGCCGAGCGCGTGCGCAACTTCCACCGCAGCACCCTGCATGCGCTGCAGGAGCTGGTGCAGGCCGCGGGGCTGGACCATCCGCAGCAGATCACCGCGCACCACATCGTGCGGCGCATCTCCGACACCGAGGTGCGGCTCTTGAGCAACCTGGTCATGCAGGTGCAGCCGGGCGCCCTGCTCGGCCCGCTCGACAAGCAGCACAACGTGTTCCGAACCTACTGGCCTCTGGCCAGCGCCGAGAGCTTCCAGCCCGTGACACAGGGGCCGCACGGCCTGGTGTCGAGTCTCGCGCTCGCCGCATGA
- a CDS encoding putative toxin-antitoxin system toxin component, PIN family, which yields MVIDTNIALDLLVFDNPDCLPLAAALAASELRWLATASMRDELERVLGYPLIAARLARGNLAPQGVLAAFDARVQLVAETPPRAPCVCKDPDDQVFIDLAVARRARLLSKDQAVLTMRKRLAAQGVVVQAVLAF from the coding sequence GTGGTCATCGACACCAACATCGCGCTCGACCTGCTGGTGTTCGACAACCCCGATTGCCTGCCGCTGGCCGCCGCGCTTGCCGCAAGCGAGTTGCGCTGGCTGGCCACCGCCTCCATGCGCGACGAGCTCGAGCGGGTGCTCGGCTACCCCCTCATCGCAGCCCGCCTGGCGCGCGGCAACCTGGCGCCGCAAGGCGTTCTGGCGGCGTTCGATGCCCGCGTGCAGCTGGTTGCCGAAACGCCGCCGCGCGCGCCCTGCGTCTGCAAGGACCCGGACGACCAGGTCTTCATCGACCTGGCGGTCGCCCGGCGCGCACGGCTGCTCAGCAAGGACCAGGCCGTGCTGACGATGCGCAAGCGGCTCGCTGCGCAAGGCGTGGTGGTGCAAGCGGTGCTGGCGTTCTAG